A region of the Verrucomicrobiota bacterium genome:
TCTACTGAAACGAGATCAAAGGAAACACCTTCGGGAGTGGTACTCACTTCGAGTGTCCCAACAGGTAAATCCAAATCAGTTTTTACGATTTGGCTGTCGGTAGATTCAACCGTAACATCCAGAAGCTTTGAAATATAACCGTCCAATTTTAACTCGATTGAAAAGGCTCCAAATTGCAGTTGATCAACTGTGACGGGAGAAGTGCCTTCATGGTTACCGTTTATCCAAACGGTCGCGCCTGCAGGAGTTGTGTCGATAAATAGAGATCCCAATGGAGCAGCAGGTGGTGCTTCCACTTCCGCAATTTCAATGAGATTCACCGATTCTACTTCAGGTGCTTTCTCGATCTTCGCCTTTACGGGAGGGAGAATTTGTTTTGGCTCTTCGATTTTGGCAACCTCCACAATCGGATTTTCCTTTATCGTTTTTATTTCAGCTTTAAATGCTTCGTAAGGACTGGTTGCCTCCACCTTAACTAATTCCTTTACCGGCTTAGGTACTGGAACTGGAATAGGTTTGGGAGCATTCAGAAAATAAAATAATCCGCCGCAACCTACTATAATAAGGGCCGCGATTCCTCCAAAAATAGGGCCGAGTTTACTTTTCTCGGATTCCTCCTCCTGGAGTTGAGAAACAAACTGCTTTTTCTCTATCGGTTGAGGGTTCTCTGTTTTTTGATCCTTAAAAGTGATGACTTGGACTGGGTCTTCCTTGGTTTTTTCTTCAAAGAAAACTTCTTCAGTTTCGGATTCACCAAAAACATCTGTTGATTCATTGAGGAATTCTTTTACGGAACCTTCTTCAAAAAAAGGAACAGGTTCTTCAACAGAAGAAGCATCTTCTATTTCATTAGGTATTAAACTGTTCTGTGGTTGATTAACCTTTTGAGTTGGAGGTTCGATGGTTTCCTCGACTGGTAATCCAACGGTAAACCCCTGGCTCATTTTACAGGCAACTGAGACTACCTGCATACCCATGGGTGCCATCCAGCTTTGCTTGCCTGGCTGAGAATGAGCACAGTAAGCGAGTCCAATAAAGCCTGGGTTGTTTGCGGAATCGCCAAACAAGGGAAGGTTCTTCAAGAAACTGAAATCAGATGATGAAAACCCCTTCAACCCTAGGGCGATCGACACTTCCTTACTGAACCAACCGTAGCTCGGTGGAATGGTGGAGATCAGCAATCGGTCGATTTGGACAGAGAATTTTGCTCCAAGTTCTTTTAACACCGGTGTTAGTTTCTGACTGAAATTTTCAGCGATGCCGGCCTGGTGTTGGCTAAAATCGAAAATTCCATTGTAGAAAAGAAGTAGAGCGGCGCTTTCAAACTTTAGCTGTAATTTATTCTGGATGCTTTCAGCTATGTCCTGAATCGAAACTGGAATCTTCCTCGAACCCAATATACCTTCCGGTGATGAAATGGTTATCGTTGAGCTGTTCGTTCCTATCTCGAGAATCGCAACTGAATCCTGACTTTGTGATTCATTTCTCCAATCGGCCAAGGCACCGGAAATTGAGAGAGTGTTATTAAACAGCTCAAAGTTTTCGAAACCTAGTTCGCTGGCTAACGCTTGTGCCCTGAGGAAATCACTTCTTTTGGAGCAATTGGCCAGAAGTGAACTTCTGCCTTCAAACAGCTCAGCGTTATCAGATTCCAGGAATTGGACGTCGCAATCCTTTTCTGCTATACCGGAATTTGCCTCTAAAACCTGGGCAAATGCGTCGGGCTCCTTGATCAACGAAAAATCTGCAAAGGTTTGAAGTGAAGCTGCCTCTGAAACAAGATTGATGTAAACATAATCTTTTCTTGATTCTCCGAAGAAGCGCTTGAGAGCCATTTCTAGTGAACCCGTTGCTTTAGGGCTTTGGTAAAAGAAATGGGGCTTCACTTGGCCGTCGGATGCGGGCTTATGAGTAATTGCAACAGCGCCTTCAGCGTGAAGGTGTAAGATGGAATATGGGTGACAAGATCTCATTTAACTCAGGAAAAGGATGTCTAGTTTTTTCAACGAGGAATGCTGTGGTAAAAAACTACGGGTATATGGATAGCTTACCTGTTTCGGTCCTAACAAGAAACGGGCCCCGAATTATTTACTTTTTACTCTTTTTTGAACGCGTAGCTCGAAGCCTGAATTGAAACGGCTTTATTCTTCGTTTTCGTAGTATTCCGTATCGCTTATATATCCAAATTTTCTTCCGGCAAAATGAGGATTTTTCCAGTGTCAGGATATGTGGCCACTTCGACTTCACAGTTGCTGGCGATCACTGTGAAAACCAAGTCCTTTGAGGAATCATTCTAAATCCTCTCCCGTTCTTAACCGAAGCTAACAAAGCGTGGGTTCAAAAATAGGAGAAGCAGGATTATCTGTTGGCCCAACCTCTGCTAAAATCCAATTCCGCTAACTTTGGTCTGTACGCGAAGGACATAGGTGTCGGCGGTTATATAAAGTATCGAGCCATCCGGTCCTCCAAAAGCGCAGTTGCTGGTTTGCTCTCCTGTAAGGATATGTCCGAGGAGATTTCCCTCTGCATTCAGAATCATGATACCACCTGGGCCGGATGCCCACAGATTACCCTGAGAGTCTACTTTAAGTCCATCGGGATTACCTTTGCGTCCAGGCCCCATTAGAGGGGTGGAATCGTAGAGCAATTTACCTTCGCCTACTGTACCGTCAGCATTCACCGGAAAGGAAGTAATAGTTGGCTTGTCGGCAAATGACTGTGCAACGTAAAGGGTTTTTTGGTCGGGCGATAACCCTATTCCGTTAGGGCGTTCGATTTCTTTTGTGAGCAAGACAACTTCGCCGGATGGTCGAAGAAGATAGACACCACAGTAATCCATTTCTCGACGGGGATCAGTAAAACGATCGGGGAGTCCGTAGGGCGGATCGGTGAAATAATAATTTCCGTTGGAGGCACGGGTTACATCGTTTGGGCTGTTAAACCGTTTACCATTGTAATTGTCTGCCAAGGTTTTCTTACCACCGTTATTGAGCATAACGGAGACCCTGCGATCACCGTGCTCGCAGGAAATGAGCCTTCCTTCCGGATCAAACATCAAACCGTTGCTCCCTGGTTCTGTTCCATAGTCGGTTACGCCGGTGTAGCCCGAAGGAGAAAACCACTTGCTGGCCCCTTTACCTTCCACCCATTGATAAACCGTGTTACTGGGGATTTCAGAGAATACCAGGAATTGGCCTTCTTTGTTCCAGGCCGGCCCTTCAGTCCATACATAGCCAGAAGTGATAACCTGAATCGGAGTTTTGGGGTCAATGAGTTTTGCAAGATCCGGGTGATGCTGCCTGATTTCGCCAAGGGTGGGGAAGTTTATGGAGTCCTGGGCGCTTGCCTGAAAGCCAATCAATAATGCGGTAATTAAAGCGGAGAATCTTTTCATTCTGTTTCGTACGGGGTTATGGAAAACATAAGTCAGTGGAAGTATTGAGAACGCGTCAAAACCTATCCTTCAATTTACCGAATCGAAACGGTGGTCTGATACTCGACAAACGACCATCCATCCGTTGTGTTAGTCGTCTCCCATGTCTTTAGAAAAAAACTACTCGCCTGGTCTCGGAATCGCACTGGTTCCTGTACTGTGTCTAATCCTGTTCCTTTTCATCGGGATCTTTGTGTTTGGGACGGATCCACATATCCCGCTCATTCTTGCGGCGGTGGTGGCAGCTTTCATTGGTAGTAGAGCAGGTTTTGGTTGGAAAGACTTACAAAGCAGCATCGTTTCCAGTATCTCGATTTCGATGCCGGCCATTCTTATTCTTATTGCCATCGGTATTCTGATCGGGACCTGGGTCGCCAGTGGGATTGTTCCATTAATGATAT
Encoded here:
- a CDS encoding PEGA domain-containing protein; this translates as MRSCHPYSILHLHAEGAVAITHKPASDGQVKPHFFYQSPKATGSLEMALKRFFGESRKDYVYINLVSEAASLQTFADFSLIKEPDAFAQVLEANSGIAEKDCDVQFLESDNAELFEGRSSLLANCSKRSDFLRAQALASELGFENFELFNNTLSISGALADWRNESQSQDSVAILEIGTNSSTITISSPEGILGSRKIPVSIQDIAESIQNKLQLKFESAALLLFYNGIFDFSQHQAGIAENFSQKLTPVLKELGAKFSVQIDRLLISTIPPSYGWFSKEVSIALGLKGFSSSDFSFLKNLPLFGDSANNPGFIGLAYCAHSQPGKQSWMAPMGMQVVSVACKMSQGFTVGLPVEETIEPPTQKVNQPQNSLIPNEIEDASSVEEPVPFFEEGSVKEFLNESTDVFGESETEEVFFEEKTKEDPVQVITFKDQKTENPQPIEKKQFVSQLQEEESEKSKLGPIFGGIAALIIVGCGGLFYFLNAPKPIPVPVPKPVKELVKVEATSPYEAFKAEIKTIKENPIVEVAKIEEPKQILPPVKAKIEKAPEVESVNLIEIAEVEAPPAAPLGSLFIDTTPAGATVWINGNHEGTSPVTVDQLQFGAFSIELKLDGYISKLLDVTVESTDSQIVKTDLDLPVGTLEVSTTPEGVSFDLVSVEGLDRIIFSGVSPVTIPDIKEGDYEVQFSREDWDDYSESVTVQYNETSRVDLVYPEGWVMITSNPDNASVFEKGVFLGKTPLRIKGLKVGQKTFTVRQSGYEDTELTTDVVTQSEQHLKAELLNWDREVNHKDLDHIPVQTKGGLSSLNRLVGNSSHRFLVEFVINAEGKPEKIEVLETTYLRAHDRLINDISDWEFEPGIRKEHPVKTRVRIPVILGDVAKLPPVVELARAEEIEE
- a CDS encoding SMP-30/gluconolactonase/LRE family protein, whose product is MKRFSALITALLIGFQASAQDSINFPTLGEIRQHHPDLAKLIDPKTPIQVITSGYVWTEGPAWNKEGQFLVFSEIPSNTVYQWVEGKGASKWFSPSGYTGVTDYGTEPGSNGLMFDPEGRLISCEHGDRRVSVMLNNGGKKTLADNYNGKRFNSPNDVTRASNGNYYFTDPPYGLPDRFTDPRREMDYCGVYLLRPSGEVVLLTKEIERPNGIGLSPDQKTLYVAQSFADKPTITSFPVNADGTVGEGKLLYDSTPLMGPGRKGNPDGLKVDSQGNLWASGPGGIMILNAEGNLLGHILTGEQTSNCAFGGPDGSILYITADTYVLRVQTKVSGIGF